The nucleotide sequence CGGGCAAGACCACGCTGATGAAGCAGATCGCCAACGCCATCAGCGAGAACAACCCCGAGGTGTACCTCATCATCCTGCTCACCGACGAGCGGCCCGAAGAGGTCACCGACATGCAGCGCTCCACCAAGGCGCACGTCATCTACTCGACCTTCGACCGCCCCAGCGAGGAGCACTGCCAGGTCGCCGAGCTCACCATCGAGCGGGCCAAGCGGCTGGTCGAGTACGGCCGGGACGTGGTTGTGCTGCTGGACGGCATCACCCGGCTGTCGCGGGCCTACAACCTGGCCACCCCGGCCAGCGGCAAGATCCTCTCCGGTGGTGTCGACTCCTCGGCCCTGTACCCGCCCAAGCGGTTCTTCGGGGCCGCCCGCAACCTGGAGGAGGGCGGGTCGCTGACCATCCTGGCCACCGCCCTGGTCGACACCGGGTCGCGCATGGACGAGGTCATCTTCGAGGAGTTCAAGGGCACCGGGAACATGGAGGTCCGCCTGGACCGCAAGCTGTCCGAGCGCCGCATCTTCCCCGCCCTCGACATCGACGCCTCCTCGACCCGCAAGGAGGAGCTGCTGCTCACCGAGGAGGAGCTGGTGGTGGCCTGGAAGCTGCGCCGCGTCCTCGGCGCGCTCGACCCGGCCCAGGCCTTGGAGCTGGTGGTCGACCGGATGCGCCAGAGCAAGACCAACGGCGAGTTCCTCCGCCACATCCAGCGGGCGAACATCAACTGATCGGAGTCGCGTCTCGCGATAAGAAGCATCAAGCCGCTGGCGATCGGGGGCGGGCGTGAGGCGACGCGCGGCTTCGATCACCAGGGGGGCCTGTGGAATGCGGGAACGGCGCAGGTCGTTCCCGGTATAGGATCCACCAACCCGACAGCCACCTGAGGACTGCGAGCATCCATGAAGCAGGGCATCCACCCCGAGTACCAGACGACCACCGTGCGCTGTTCGTGCGGTGAGGAGTTCCAGACCCGCTCCACCGTTTCGGAGCTGCGGGTCGACATCTGCTCCAAGTGCCACCCCTTCTACACCGGCAAGCAGAAGCTGGTTGACACCGGCGGCCGCGTGGA is from Actinomycetota bacterium and encodes:
- the rpmE gene encoding 50S ribosomal protein L31, with product MKQGIHPEYQTTTVRCSCGEEFQTRSTVSELRVDICSKCHPFYTGKQKLVDTGGRVERFERRYGKRKAPESTA